GTTTACAGCGCAGTCTGTTTTGCTACAATAATGAATATACTGCAATTCCATTTATGCGTCAGGAGGGCCTTCTTTGGAACAGTTACGAAAAAAACTGCTGGAAATTGACGGCAAAGGATATAAAGCATATAAGGATATTCAGGGTACATATCAAGGAAAAGGCATGAAGCTCCACATCGATTATGTGCAGGGCGACCCTTTTGCCAGCCCTTCCCGGATCAGGGTGGAACTGCCCAATACCTACCGGCAGGACTGGTACCACCCCAAGTGGCGGAAAATCGCCTTTGAGGATTTTCTTGCCCGGGAAACGGCTAAAATGGTCCGCTCACGGCCAACCGACAGAAAAGGTTCCGGCAAAAGCGGCTTAATTTTGATTGATACTCCTGGACAGGAAGTAATCCCGCGAACCGCAGTCAAAATATCTGCGCAAAGCATCGAGGTGCGTTTATCGGTGGGACTTCCCGCCGACGGCAGAAGAGTGCTGGGCAAACAGGCCGCCCAGCTGCTGTGCGATGCCGTGCCCGCAATAGTGCTGCAGGCAGTTTTGCAATTTGACCACCGGTCTCTGGTTAAACACCTGGAACTGGCAGACCGGCAGGAAACTATCCGGCAGTACCTGGATGAGCACGGCTACGTGTGCTTTATAGCCAACGGCTCGGTTTTACCCCGGGCCAGCGGTATAAGCAACTTGCCTTTAAAAGGAAACGTCATACCATTTCAATCTCCGCCTTCCCTGGAAATTGAAATCCCGGTCCCCCACGGCGGTACCATCAGGGGCATGGCTATACCCAGGGGAATTACTCTGATAGTGGGAGGAGGGTATCACGGCAAGAGCACTCTGCTAAAGGCGGTTGAGCGGGGCATCTATAACCATATCGGCGGCGACGGGCGGGAATACGTGCTTACCAATAGTACAGCATATAAAGTACGGGCAGAAGACGGACGCCGGGTGGAAAAGGTGAACATTTCGCCGTTTATCGCCAACCTGCCTTTTGGCAAGGACACAGTCCGGTTCTCCACCGATGACGCCAGCGGCAGTACTTCCCAAGCGGCTAACATCATGGAAGCATTGGAAGCGGGCAGCCAGGTATTGCTCATCGATGAGGATACCAGCGCCACCAACTTTATGATCCGCGATGTGCGGATGCAGGAACTGGTGGGCAAAGATAAAGAACCCATCACCCCTTTTATCGACAAAGTCAGACAGCTGTATGAGGACTACAAAGTTTCTACTATTTTGGTCTTGGGAGGATCAGGGGATTACTTTGATGTGGCCGACCATGTGATCATGATGGATGAATACAGGCCGGTAGATGTGACCGAGAGAGCAAAGAAAATCGCGGAAATGATTAAATATGACCGCAAAAAAGAAGGCGGAGAAGGATTTGGTCAAATTGCAGAGCGCGTCATTAAAAAGCAGAGTTTTAATGCCCATCGGGGCAATAAGGAAAAAATCGATGCCAAGGGACTTAGCACCATTATCTACGGGACGGATAGCATCGATCTGTCTTATGTGGAACAACTGGTAGACCCCGGCCAGACCCGGGCTATAGCCTGGATGATAAAATTCTTAGCCGACAAATTAGCCGATGAAACTACCCCGCTGCCCCAACTCCTGGACAGGCTGTACAGGCAGGTAGAAGAAAAGGGGCTGGAAGTGATATCGCCGTACTTCGGGAAACATCCCGGCGACCTGGCGCTGCCCAGAAAATTGGAGCTGGCGGCGGCCATCAACCGCCTGCGCACCTTACAAGTTAAATAAGTCAGGGAAATCCCTGACTTATTAAGCTGCCTTTTTTCCAATTCCTCAACTATGCTCAGGTACTTCTGCTGCACGCCCGTTTTTTCCGCGTCGGCTTCGATTTCCCTGGCTTCCTTTTCCAGCAGTTCCTTGCTTCCGTGGGAGAGCTGTTTTTCGGCAAATTGGTAAATGGCGGTATCTTCTTTGTCAATATGGTCCCCAATCAGCATATCTTTGGTAATCAATGTCGAATTTCGCCGGTCATCTATCATAATGAATCGCCCTGCTATTCGCCTCCCACTTTATAAAGCGGCTTAATAACTTGGAAATTTTCTTTGATTCTTTGGTTAACAGAGGGCCTAAAATCGCCAGGATAAGCACGTACAATGCTATGAAGGGTTGTAAAAACGGCAGCAGACCTCCTTGTTTGGCCAGCTTGGCCAGAATAATAGAAAACTCTCCGCGAGAAGTAATCGTTAGTCCTATATTGGCAGAAGCCCGTAGTGACAAACCTGCACTGCGACCGGATAACAATCCTGCCACAAAATTGCCGAGCAAAGTCAGAATTACAGCTATAATTGCAGGCCCCACGGCTCCCCCCAGAGTGAGAGGATCAATGCTCAGACCGAAACTGAAGAAAAAAATTGCACCAAAAAAGTCACGAAAGGGAACTACTAAGCGTTCAATCCGCTGCACATGCCGGGTCTCGGCCAGCACAAGGCCCGTCAACAAAGCTCCAATTGCCTCAGCAATATGCAGGGTCTCGGAAAAACCCGCAACGAGCGTAATAAGGGAAAATAAGGCCAAAAGAAACAGTTCGTCTGAGGGTAGGTCCAACAGGTAATTTAGAACACTTACAGCTTTACGCCCTACTATAATTAACCCCAGCATAAAACCCAAAGCCACCAAAGTAGCACCGGTAACCTTGCCAAAGGAAGTGGCCCCGGTTAAAACGATTCCGGACACTATGGAAAGGTAAACCGCAACAAAGACATCCTGGAACATCATTAACCCCAAAATGATTTCTGTATCAGGGTTGGCAGTACGTTTTAAATCCACAATCATTTTAGCAACTATGGCACTGGAAGATATGGTAGTAACCCCCGCAGCAACCAATGTCTCCCGCAAGGGCCATCCTAAATACAGTGGAAAGCCTATGCCCAGGGTGAGGTTGATGGCCATGTATATTATTCCACTGGTTAAAATAGTTCTTCCTGCCTTTAATAATCTGCTTACAGAGAACTCCAACCCAAGATAAAAAAGTAAAAACAACACGCCCAGCCTTCCCATAAAATCTATCAAGGGAGCACTTGCAATGAACCGAAAGTCTATCACACCAAGGTGAGGGGCATGGGGACCAACGAGCATACCTACCAGAATCAAGAGTGGAACAATTGAGAACTTTAAGTTGGATGCCAAGAGCCCTGCAGCAGCCATTAAAGCTAAAGCAAAGCCTATCTCAAGCACAATATGTTCCATTTTTATACGCTCCCGCTTTTAATCAGCTTTTTACAAGCCTTGATCTGCTCCTTTTCTCCTATAACCACAATAGTTGCTCCCTCGTTAATAACACGTTCCGGTCCGGGGTTAATCACCTTGCTATGATCTTTTTCGATAATCGCAATGATGGTAGCCCCTGTTGTTTTGCGCACCTGAGCTTCGCCTATGGTTTTTCCTATGCAGGGCAGTCCCGGCTCAATCTTGTACCACTCGATGACCATGTCATCCAGGGCAACTTCTATATTTTCCAAAGACTTGGGCTTATAAATTATTCCGCCTAAAATGGCAGCAACTTGACGGGCCTCGTTGTCATCCAAGCTGATCATAGAGATGCTGTCTTCGGGATCGTCGTGATCAAAATGGTACATCTCACGCCTCCCGTCATCATGAATGATAATAACCAACTTATCGCCGGAGCGGGTGATTATTTGGAATTTTTGACCAATTCCGGGCAATTCGGATTCGTGAATACTAAACATTATTGTTTCAACCTCCGTTCATAGCTAAATTCCTTAATCCCGTGAACTCTAACAATAATTTTAGCATACGTTCATGCAGAAAGGAAAATGCCACCGACCCTCACCGCCTCTTAGCGCATAAGACGCAAATATTGGTGTACAACTTGCTTGTAAATACCGGCAAGATAAAAATTTGCTTTGTCTTTAGCTCAAAAAAATTATATAATGATAAAAAATAAAATAAGACAGTTCGGAACCATCCTGTCTCTAAACAAAACTACGGGCTTAGACTATCAAAAGGTAGTCTGTTTTGTAATGGAGCGCTTGCGCCCTTTGCCTGATTCAGGGTTCAAAACAGACTGCCTTTTCTCTTAGTCAATATGTAAGGGTGGTCATGCCCTTTTTTTATTGCGTTTTTTTATGAGCACAAATTACCAGGAGGTTTTGGCATGCAGGCAAAAGGTAACCCAATGATTAAAAAGAGTGCATTCTCTGCTAAACAAATTGCCATATCAGGTGTGGTAATGGCAGTTTATATTGTCCTGATGTATTTGACCCAAAGCTTTGCTTTTGGGCAATATCAAATAAGAATAGCAACCTCACTATACGCCCTTAGCGCTGTTTATCCATTTTTAATTGTTCCTCTGGCAATAAGCAACCTCCTTAGCAATGCATTGCTGGGCGGGCTCGGAATGCCTGACATGATAGGGGGGTTCCTGGTCGGACTGATCACCAGTACTGCTGTTTATCTGATTAAAAAGTTTAATCTAAACGAACGGCTTATTGCTTTGCCCATAATATTCGGTCCGGGATTAATTGTCCCTATTTGGCTCTCTGTTCTTATCGATGTCCCTTACAGGATACTGGCTGCAAGCATCTGTATCGGACAAATTATACCCGGAATTGTCGGGGTTATCCTTGTGAAGCACTTACAAAACAAAATCCGGGAAAATTAATTACTAAAGGAGGAATTATGGTGGCTGGAAGAACGGATCAGGAATTAGAAGGTATAACTTTATTGGGCAACCAGGGCACAAAATATAAATATGACTACGACCCGTCTGTCTTAGAAACGTTTGTAAATAAGCATCAAGACAATGATTATTTTGTAAAGTTTAATTGCCCCGAATTCACCAGCCTTTGTCCTAAAACCGGACAGCCCGATTTTGCAACTATTTATATCTCTTATGTGCCCGATAAACTGATGGTGGAAAGCAAATCTCTGAAGCTCTACCTGCTAAGCTTTCGAAATCACGGAGACTTCCATGAAGACTGTATTAACATCATCATGAAAGATTTAATCAAGCTGTTGGACCCGAAATACATTGAGGTATGGGGCAAGTTCACCCCACGGGGCGGAATTTCCATTGACCCGTTTTGCAACTATGGCAAAGAAGGTACTAAGTGGAAAGAAGTTGCAGAAAACAGACTTTTTTATCACGATATGTACCCGGAAAAAATAGATAACAGATAACACCAGTTTGTAGACAAAGCCCGCTTGTATTATTTCGAACAGCGGTCAGGGGACACACCTCTTATGCATGTTGTTCCCCTTTGCTGAGGAATGTCCCCAATTAAGCTCGCACGCGTTGACCTTTGGCAAAGCTGCAAACCCAGAGCGAAACAAGTCCCGCTCCATAATACATGCGGGCTGATAATAGTTTGTCGACGGTCTGAAATGCCTCCCTTTTTTACAGGGAGGCATTGGAGCAATACCGGGACATTAGCAGATTTCAGGGCATCCATTTTGCACGATCTCCCCCCTTTGCAGGATGACTGCGCGGTCTGCCAGCGCTTGCGCGTCATCCCGGTCGTGGGTAACAAAAATGGTAGTTGTCCCGGTTGTTTTTAAAATAATTTTCAATTCATCCCGGATTTTGGCCTCTAAATCTTTGTCCAGGTTGCTGAAGGGCTCATCCAACAGCAATAAGGAAGGCCGCGGTGCCAAAGCCCGGGCCAGGGCCACCCTTTGCTGCTGGCCGCCGCTTAGCTCGTACGGGTACCTGGTTTTATATTCGCTTAAATTCACCAGGTTCAAGACTTCTTCCAGCCTTTCAGCTTTTTCCCGGCTGTTCATTTTCTTTAAGCCAAACTTGACGTTTCCTTCCACGGTCAGATGGGGAAACAGGGCATAGTCCTGGAAAACCATTCCCACACCCCGTTTCTCCGGCTCAACGAAAATGCTGTCATCGACCATGATCTTATCCCCGATTTTAATCATGCCGCCGGTGGGTACTTCCAGCCCGGCAACCAGCCTGAGGATAGTGCTCTTGCCGCTGCCGCTCTCTCCTAAGATGGATATTATCTCTCCTTCTGCGATTTGCAGGTTAAAATTTTTTATAACTTCCTCACTGGAATTCTTATATTTAAATTTTAACCCTTTAATCTCAACGTACATTATCGCTCCCCCCTGTCTACCACTTGATTGAAAAAATAAATTGAAACAGCACTTATGAAAATAATAATCAGCGAAGGGATGGAGGCTTCACGGATCATTTCGTCATTTGCATACTGGTAGACTTTAGTCGCCAGCGTATCATAATTAAAGGGTCTTAAGAGCAAAGTCAGGGGTAATTCCTTCATTATATCTACTAAGACTAAAATAAAGCCGCTGACAATGGCCGGTCTGATCATTTTCACATCTATCTTAAAAAAAGTCTCAGTTACTGACATGCCGAGCATCCTGGAAGCCTCGAAAAACCTCTTCCCCACTTTTTCAAATCCCGTTTCCACCGCATTAAACCCAATAGCCAGAAATCTGATTACATAAGCGAAAATAAGCATGGCCAGGCTGGTGCTGAGCACCAGTTTGGCTGAGTCCGGGTTAATCAGCCGGTAGAACCAAAATAAATTATTGTCGAGAGCCACAAAAAAGACAATGACTCCTATGGCGATTACAGCGCCGGGAATGGAATATCCCACTACCGTCAGTCTTGCACAAATTTTGCCGGCAAAGCTTTCATTCATTCTGCCGTAGTTGGCTATCACCAGGGCCACAACGGCAATTATGGCTGAGGCTAGCAGGGCTGTAAGTAAAGTATTTAGTATAAGCCTCCCGAAATCAACGCTTAAAATATTTTTATAAGTTAAAAAGGCCCAATGAATCAACTGCAGTAGGGGAATCAAAAAACCAAGGCCAAAAATTGCAAAGCTGTAAACAGAGGCCAGCGCCGCTTTTGCACCCTTTAACCTGATCCTGGATATGGGCCTGACTTTGGCAGTGGTATAGCTGTATTTTCTTCTGCCCCTTAAAACCCTTTCCAGCAGCAAAACGCCAAAAACCACAAGCAGCAAAAGGGCAGACAGCTTAATGGAACTTTCTACATCTCCCAACCCAAACCAGGTCTTGAAAATTGCTGTACTGAAAGTGGTGACTCCAAAATACTGGACAACACCGTAATCATTTAATACTTCCAGGATAACTAAGCTGGCCCCGCCGACAATTGCAGCCCTGGATACAGGAAGAATTACAAATAAAAAAATTTCCATGGGACTTCTGCCCAATACCCTGGCATTTTCTATCAAGGAAGCGGACTGTTTTTCCAAAAAATCCCTGGTAATTGTGTAAACGTAAGGGAACAAAAACATGGTAAAAATAAATATTGCCCCTTCAACGGACATAAGATCAACATACTTTTGATTAAGATGTATATTAAATTCATTTCTCAAGAAAGTTTGGATCACCCCGGTATAATTCAGCAAACCGTTATAGGTATATGCTGCAATGTACGGCGGGATGGCCAGAGGCAAAATCAAGCCCCATTTGAGAAAGGACCTAAGGGGAAAATCATAGACCGCCACCAACCAGGCCAGGCTGATGCCGCAAAGAACCGAAAACAGCCCGGTAAAAGAAACAAGCAGCAATGTGTTGGTTACATATTCTTGCAGCAGGAACCTCTTAATATGAATCCAATTCTCATTTGGTGCCTTAAAAACATTAATAAGAATATTCAAGTTCGGGAGCAAAAGCAAAATCACAAAAACAATGCTCAGGACGGACCAGGAATTAAGTGCTAATCTAAACTGCCTGATCTTTATTACAAACACCCCTTTCCAACGTTTATAGAGCCAAGTCAGGTAAACTTTAGGCCTAAAGGAAACAATTGGCCGGCGATTTTG
This region of Zhaonella formicivorans genomic DNA includes:
- a CDS encoding ABC-ATPase domain-containing protein, whose amino-acid sequence is MEQLRKKLLEIDGKGYKAYKDIQGTYQGKGMKLHIDYVQGDPFASPSRIRVELPNTYRQDWYHPKWRKIAFEDFLARETAKMVRSRPTDRKGSGKSGLILIDTPGQEVIPRTAVKISAQSIEVRLSVGLPADGRRVLGKQAAQLLCDAVPAIVLQAVLQFDHRSLVKHLELADRQETIRQYLDEHGYVCFIANGSVLPRASGISNLPLKGNVIPFQSPPSLEIEIPVPHGGTIRGMAIPRGITLIVGGGYHGKSTLLKAVERGIYNHIGGDGREYVLTNSTAYKVRAEDGRRVEKVNISPFIANLPFGKDTVRFSTDDASGSTSQAANIMEALEAGSQVLLIDEDTSATNFMIRDVRMQELVGKDKEPITPFIDKVRQLYEDYKVSTILVLGGSGDYFDVADHVIMMDEYRPVDVTERAKKIAEMIKYDRKKEGGEGFGQIAERVIKKQSFNAHRGNKEKIDAKGLSTIIYGTDSIDLSYVEQLVDPGQTRAIAWMIKFLADKLADETTPLPQLLDRLYRQVEEKGLEVISPYFGKHPGDLALPRKLELAAAINRLRTLQVK
- a CDS encoding cation:proton antiporter, encoding MEHIVLEIGFALALMAAAGLLASNLKFSIVPLLILVGMLVGPHAPHLGVIDFRFIASAPLIDFMGRLGVLFLLFYLGLEFSVSRLLKAGRTILTSGIIYMAINLTLGIGFPLYLGWPLRETLVAAGVTTISSSAIVAKMIVDLKRTANPDTEIILGLMMFQDVFVAVYLSIVSGIVLTGATSFGKVTGATLVALGFMLGLIIVGRKAVSVLNYLLDLPSDELFLLALFSLITLVAGFSETLHIAEAIGALLTGLVLAETRHVQRIERLVVPFRDFFGAIFFFSFGLSIDPLTLGGAVGPAIIAVILTLLGNFVAGLLSGRSAGLSLRASANIGLTITSRGEFSIILAKLAKQGGLLPFLQPFIALYVLILAILGPLLTKESKKISKLLSRFIKWEANSRAIHYDR
- a CDS encoding cation:proton antiporter regulatory subunit: MFSIHESELPGIGQKFQIITRSGDKLVIIIHDDGRREMYHFDHDDPEDSISMISLDDNEARQVAAILGGIIYKPKSLENIEVALDDMVIEWYKIEPGLPCIGKTIGEAQVRKTTGATIIAIIEKDHSKVINPGPERVINEGATIVVIGEKEQIKACKKLIKSGSV
- a CDS encoding QueT transporter family protein; this translates as MQAKGNPMIKKSAFSAKQIAISGVVMAVYIVLMYLTQSFAFGQYQIRIATSLYALSAVYPFLIVPLAISNLLSNALLGGLGMPDMIGGFLVGLITSTAVYLIKKFNLNERLIALPIIFGPGLIVPIWLSVLIDVPYRILAASICIGQIIPGIVGVILVKHLQNKIREN
- the queF gene encoding preQ(1) synthase; its protein translation is MVAGRTDQELEGITLLGNQGTKYKYDYDPSVLETFVNKHQDNDYFVKFNCPEFTSLCPKTGQPDFATIYISYVPDKLMVESKSLKLYLLSFRNHGDFHEDCINIIMKDLIKLLDPKYIEVWGKFTPRGGISIDPFCNYGKEGTKWKEVAENRLFYHDMYPEKIDNR
- a CDS encoding ABC transporter ATP-binding protein — protein: MYVEIKGLKFKYKNSSEEVIKNFNLQIAEGEIISILGESGSGKSTILRLVAGLEVPTGGMIKIGDKIMVDDSIFVEPEKRGVGMVFQDYALFPHLTVEGNVKFGLKKMNSREKAERLEEVLNLVNLSEYKTRYPYELSGGQQQRVALARALAPRPSLLLLDEPFSNLDKDLEAKIRDELKIILKTTGTTTIFVTHDRDDAQALADRAVILQRGEIVQNGCPEIC
- a CDS encoding ABC transporter permease, which produces MFVIKIRQFRLALNSWSVLSIVFVILLLLPNLNILINVFKAPNENWIHIKRFLLQEYVTNTLLLVSFTGLFSVLCGISLAWLVAVYDFPLRSFLKWGLILPLAIPPYIAAYTYNGLLNYTGVIQTFLRNEFNIHLNQKYVDLMSVEGAIFIFTMFLFPYVYTITRDFLEKQSASLIENARVLGRSPMEIFLFVILPVSRAAIVGGASLVILEVLNDYGVVQYFGVTTFSTAIFKTWFGLGDVESSIKLSALLLLVVFGVLLLERVLRGRRKYSYTTAKVRPISRIRLKGAKAALASVYSFAIFGLGFLIPLLQLIHWAFLTYKNILSVDFGRLILNTLLTALLASAIIAVVALVIANYGRMNESFAGKICARLTVVGYSIPGAVIAIGVIVFFVALDNNLFWFYRLINPDSAKLVLSTSLAMLIFAYVIRFLAIGFNAVETGFEKVGKRFFEASRMLGMSVTETFFKIDVKMIRPAIVSGFILVLVDIMKELPLTLLLRPFNYDTLATKVYQYANDEMIREASIPSLIIIFISAVSIYFFNQVVDRGER